The following are encoded in a window of Cupriavidus oxalaticus genomic DNA:
- a CDS encoding nitrous oxide reductase family maturation protein NosD has product MKLLLGIALLWISCAQAATWRVQPGQSLQAAIDAAGPGDTIEIARGHYTGNFAVDKPLVLRGIARPTLSGALRGDTLRITAPDVTIEGLIVRDSGDSLKDQNAGIYIRPGAHRAVVRDCDLTYNLFGLWIEKADDVRIERNTITGKRDYNSAQRGNGVQLYNTRGARILDNNIGFVRDALYVDVSHHAIFRGNRLHHSRYGTHYMNSYHNLWEGNDSYRNRGGLALMEVRDQVVRNNRTWGNADHGIMLRTLQDSVIEGNVVAGNQRGFFIYDVEYVTLRGNLVLGNATGVHLSAGSTRNVVQGNDFIGNREPVRYVGARDEPWGGRGQGNYWSNYLGWDRDGDGVGDVAYQANDLVDRLGWRYPGVTLLLGSPALQALRLAGRQFPVIRAPGVVDAYPRMRPVRANWRDWNAQASDH; this is encoded by the coding sequence ATGAAGCTGCTGCTCGGTATCGCGCTCCTATGGATAAGCTGCGCGCAGGCTGCGACCTGGCGCGTGCAGCCCGGCCAGTCGCTGCAGGCGGCGATCGATGCCGCCGGCCCAGGCGACACCATCGAGATCGCGCGCGGCCACTACACCGGCAACTTCGCCGTCGACAAGCCGCTGGTGCTGCGCGGCATCGCGCGGCCCACGCTCAGCGGCGCGCTGCGCGGCGATACGCTGCGCATCACGGCGCCGGACGTGACCATCGAAGGCTTGATCGTGCGCGACTCCGGCGACAGCTTGAAGGACCAGAACGCCGGCATCTATATCCGCCCCGGCGCGCACCGCGCGGTGGTGCGCGATTGCGACCTGACCTACAACCTGTTCGGGCTGTGGATCGAGAAGGCCGACGATGTCCGCATCGAGCGCAACACCATCACCGGCAAGCGCGACTACAACTCGGCGCAGCGCGGCAACGGCGTGCAGCTCTACAACACGCGCGGCGCACGCATCCTCGACAACAACATCGGCTTCGTGCGCGACGCGCTTTATGTCGATGTCTCGCATCACGCCATCTTTCGCGGCAACCGGCTGCACCACAGCCGCTACGGCACCCATTACATGAACTCGTACCACAACCTGTGGGAAGGCAACGACAGCTACCGCAACCGCGGCGGGCTGGCGCTGATGGAAGTGCGCGACCAGGTCGTGCGCAACAACCGCACCTGGGGCAATGCCGACCACGGCATCATGCTGCGCACGCTGCAGGACTCGGTGATCGAAGGCAATGTGGTCGCCGGCAACCAGCGCGGCTTCTTTATCTACGACGTCGAGTACGTGACGCTGCGCGGCAACCTGGTGCTGGGCAATGCGACCGGCGTGCATCTGTCGGCCGGCTCGACGCGCAACGTGGTGCAGGGCAACGATTTCATCGGCAACCGCGAGCCGGTGCGCTACGTGGGCGCGCGCGACGAGCCGTGGGGCGGGCGCGGGCAGGGCAACTACTGGAGCAACTACCTGGGCTGGGACCGCGACGGCGATGGCGTGGGCGACGTGGCGTACCAGGCCAATGACCTCGTCGACCGGCTCGGCTGGCGCTACCCCGGGGTGACGCTGCTGCTGGGCAGTCCGGCGCTGCAGGCGCTGCGGCTGGCGGGACGGCAGTTCCCGGTGATCCGGGCGCCGGGCGTGGTCGATGCCTATCCGCGGATGCGGCCGGTGCGCGCCAACTGGAGGGACTGGAATGCTCAGGCCAGCGATCATTGA